Within the Papaver somniferum cultivar HN1 unplaced genomic scaffold, ASM357369v1 unplaced-scaffold_132, whole genome shotgun sequence genome, the region CCCAAAATAGAGGTGATACAGGCGGATTCACCAACTTCTCAACAAACGAAAAAAATCCCTTTGAAAAACCAATTTCTTAATCCTGTTCATGGGAATTGGAATGAGCATATGCTGGATTCGTCATTTGATAAAGACtccaaatctaaaatcaaatgcaTCAATTTAAAGCAAGGAAATGATCAACTGAGATGACGCTAACATGTGGGAAGTTTCTCAACAAAGGTTGCCAACCCATTAGGCAATCCACTGAGTTCCCGGAGTTCTGGAAAATTTACACTTACGCGTTGCATGTTAACATCTGCAACATCTATTAGTGTAGCAAGGAATTAACGCCCACCTATTTATTGTGTTATCCGTTTATTAATGTATTCTTTAAACTTCTGGCACTTCTAGCCACGCTGTTAACCACAAGTTTTGTCTTGGTCTGTTCTTTGAGACTAACCAAAATCCATAGAGCTAACACACCCTAAATTTATAACAATGATCCTCATTGCTTACCAGTTGTCTCTGCCAAGTGACAAACCCTAACCACAAGcattatagaaaattgaaaacCACATAATAATTTGTTGGcagtcttgaaaatcagaagtcTCTAAGACTTTAACAATCAATCTTTTCATGTGGTGTTATTGTAGTTTCTCCCATAAATTCAGTGACCAGGACAATGACAATTTAACGATAATCACAGAATTCGTAGAAAATTAGGTCAAGAAATATACACAAGCGTCCGGGTCTCCCGATAATTATCTAACTTGTTGGGCATGACATGCATGACCACTAATAATACATTGataaatctcttagaaaattttGGTTATGTTGCAGTGAATGCTTCAACATGATTTTGACGTTAGATGGTGAGCGTCTTTGAATGCTGTATGTGACGTCTCAACTAATTTTACGTACAGCTTGCACTTGACACGAACTCCGGTAATTAAATCCGAACATGATATTCATGTCCTAAGCTAAGCTAAGCCACGTTGCTAGACTTGTTTGTTGCCAAGTGGTatctgtttttggagaaaattggACGACCATTGCGGCCCAACTTCTTAACAGTGAGGACCGAGGAAGACCAACACGGATCATCGAAAGAAATCAACAGATCAAActtctaagagcatctccaatgctagggctGAAGGTCTTAAATTAGTATGACAATTAGGATTTGGGATATTTAGATTTTGGGTCTCAATTTTGTGACCAGTTTTGAGTTTGGGTCCTgcgaaaattttaattagagtttgggtctcaGGACTGTCATTGACCGCGTTGACAGTTATGAAACTGGTTAAAAGAGGAAAAGACCAACTAAATCTAACGTTTCTTTTTATTTACTAACTATACCTACCGTTTACACGTGTGTGGAGGAGAACTGCCCAAGAATCGACggttcaagataaaaaaaaaatttgacctAACTATATATCGAAGAGAATAGTAAAACTTaccatttttctagggtttttttgcTACGCTCAACACGGACATTTTTCGTCTGAAAAATGGTGATTTACTAAAATCGACCACAGAAATGTGTTTAAGCCTGATTTGAGTTGAGTGTGGTCTTATTATTGTCGTTGTACAAGATTTCTGCAGTTGATTCATTGTTTGATTAATCTGATTTGAGGTAAGTTAAAAAGTTTCATTTTTGGGGTTTTGTAGACCCATTGATTTGGGTTTTTTTCTGGGTTGTTCTGATTGATGTCTATGAATTTTAGGACAGGAATGCTAATTTaaacgatgaatttttttttttcactttgtcttttagggttttgttctgtTCAAGTATTTCTTTAGATATTCCTTTTGATTATTTTTCTGCTTTTGTCGAGTGATGTTTAAATAAAGAAAGGGTACATGGAATAGTTAATTCACTGATGGAAGAGTTTTATTGTGGTCCTTGTTTTGCCTTTAATAATTTCTGTGAACTGTAAAGAAAGGAAAAGGATTTTTTCCTGTGTTGTTGTACTGTGGTTGTTTATCAATTACTGAAAATTGACTTCAcggtagaaagaaaaaaaattgttccaGTAACAGGGCTAAACTAAAGGACAAAATAAGTAGAGAAATGAAGTAATTTTATGGTTTGCTGAATAGATTGGTTGTTTTCTTGATTTTGTATAGGTTCCATAGAAATGAGGTCACCTGGGGTAGTGTATGAAGACTACTCCAGTGGGTGGAAACTTCACTCCCACTTCTTAGAACTATTCATGTTAAACATTTCGGTCATATATAGTAGCTTATACCGAGGTGGCATTACTGTATAAATGGTGCTCACGCAGATTATAAGATCATGTACTCGGTTATATTGATATTATTTTGACATTTGAGGTGGCATTATTGTGTTCTATGTTGTTGTACTCCAAGTACCGtggttgtgatttttttttttttttggatcaactattgtgGTTGTAGTTATTGTGTGTTGTTGAGTCATTGTTGGGTAACTAATGCAAGTATGTGTGGGTATTAAAATACAGGTACCATGGATGACTTGTTTAGATATTATCCCACTAGAGGTGGATATCTTGTTGGAAATATAAAAGAGCCGAGCATCCTAATTTGGAGAAAATGCCTGACTATAGACCAGAAGAGGACTTGGacttccttcctattttgtaCCCCAATAAAACTGCAACACAAGGCAGCTGTCAAGTTGAGTCAAGCACAACTGGAAGTCAAGCATCTGGTGTTGTAGACCCATTGCAAAGTAATGAAGTTTTTTCACaggttgatgatgatgaactatTTGCTAGTACATACAATACTAGTGAGACAGTCAATATAGAGGAACAAGATATACCTGATGAAGACTACGATAGTGAAGATGTGGAACTCTTACATGAACCAGAGATaaatgatgatgaagagattgaTCTCACTGGTAAAATTCAAGAAACGTTAAATTCAACCCTTGAATTCAAGGAGTTCGTTGAAGATACACAGAAGATTGATGGCGACTTCAAGTTATCTGAAAAGCAAGAATTTGTGGAGAAGCTATTTGTTGGGCAGCAATGGTTGAGCAAACAACATTGCAGGGATTATTTGAAGGATCTAGCACTTGACATGAATTATTGTATGGTACAAAAAAAGAACAAGGAAAAGATTCAATCATACAGATGCAAGGATGAAACTTGTGAATGGAAGATTTACTGCTCTGTACTACCTGATGGGCAAACATTTGAATGCAAAGCAGGTTAGTAACTCGAATTTGCTTCTATTTTACATTTATAAGCTTGACATACTTCTTTATTTCATGTTATCTTGTTATTTTTGAATTTCATGAGTATCATGTATTGACTTGTAGAGATGGTCCTACTTTTGAGATTGACTTTGTGGTGTTCAAAATTTCAGGTCATTTCATTCACACCTGTGAGTCTATACATGGGCTCAATCATCCATTAGCCAATGCAAGATGGGTGGCCAAGGTGATGTTGGAATGCTACAAGGCCCATCCTAACTACAAGCTCAGGGACTTTATAACTGAGGTGAAGAAAAATCATAAAGTTGATATTTCTTATTTTACTGCATGGCATGCTTTCCATTTGTGTAATGAGAAAATTATGGGTAGTTACGAAGAAGGTTATTCTTTACTTCCTGCTCTATGTGATCAAATTAAGAGAGAGAATAGCAGGAACATAGTTAAATTGAAAACAGACCCTGTAACCGGGAGATTTGTGTCATTATGTATTTCATACAGGGTGTCTTTAGATGGGTTTTTGAGAAATAGACCTATACTAGGACTAGATGGATGTCATCTAAATGGTAAATATGGTGGTGTATTGTTGGCAATCACATCTCTTGATGGCAACAATGGTTTATTTCCCATTGCGATATATCAGTCAGAGTGTAAAGAAAGTTGGATAGATTTTCTGAGTATAATGGCTGAAGAGTTAAAGCAACATCCAATGGCCCTGACTTTCATTAGTGATAGACAAAATGGGCTGATTGAAGGTGTTTCAAGAAATTTTAGTGATGTAAATCACAGTCATAGGTACTGTTTTAGACATCTTTACAAGAATTTTAAGAAATCACATCCTTGTAAGAACCTAGAGTTTATTGTATGGAGAGCAGCAAGGTCATTCTCTGAAGTAGGTCATAAAATTTGGATGGACAGACTTAAAGAGGCAAAGCCTTCTGCACCAGAGTGGTTTGACAGAGAACCAGTTGAGACATGGGCAAGATATTATTTTGATAGGTCATCAAAGTGTGAGCATGTTACGTCTAACTTCTGCGAAGCCTTCAACTCATGGATTCTGGATTACAGGAATATGCCTGTATGTAAGTTGGTGCAAAAATTTCATTTACTTATGATGCGAATATTCTTTGATAGAGAACAAGTGGGTGAGCAAATGCCTGATGGTGGTGTGGTCCCTAGAGTGACAGATATCGTAAAGAAGCATTTGTACTTCAGCCACGAGTTCACTAAACAACCGTCAACTAAGCATCTTTGGTCGGTCTCTGATACAAAAAGGGACATATCTTGGGTGGTGAACCTGGAGGAGCACACTTGCACCTGCAATGCATGGCAAGTATGTGGAGTACCATGTGTACATGGTATATGTGCAAGTTTATATCATAGAACAAAGAACCATGACAAGTAAGTGACAAACTGAATTACTGAAATCACTGAATTGAGCTATTTTGCTTTTAACTCTCAACTGTTTGAATACTAATTACTTAAGTCAACTGAATTTATGTTTGCAGGTACGTCCATGAATACATGTCTGTTGACACCTACAGAAAACTATATGCTCCTTCTATTGAAACTCTATTGGATAAAGCTTTATGGGCAGTGGTAACAATCTTAAACAATGTTGTTTTTTAATATGACATCTCTTATATATATCTCTTATACATATCTTATTCATTTTTATACAGAATCCCATGGACGTGAAACCTCCTAAATGCTCTAGGCCACCAGGTAGACCTAGAAGTCAAAAAAGAAGGGACATAGATGAGGGTGGGAATAATAGGAAATATATGTGCGGGAAATGTTATGTCTATGGTCATAATAGGGTAACTTGTAAAGGGGATGCTGCTGAGGACCAACATCAAGGTAATATATATGTGTGGACATTGACTGTGTATGCTCTGAATTACTTTGAATTTGGCTTATGATCAAAATGCCTTGTGCTGGGATTTTTTTTGCAGCTCCAGCCACCTTCACGGGTCCTCATGTGAGGCCCAATCCAGCATTTAGGCCACCTCCACCAACACCAGCTACTGCATCAAATTCAACTACGACATCAGCTCGAGGTGGTGGTACCAGAAAGAGGAGAGGTGGTGCAACAACATCAGCTCCAACATCATCTACTGTTGCACCTTCTTCAGTTGTCACTGCATCAACTTCAACTACACTAGCAGAACAAGGTCATGCAAAAAGAGGAAGAGGTGGTAGGGGTAGCAGAGGCGGAAGAGGAGTTTCTACTGCACCAGTTGAACCTGTTGTTCAAGTTCAAGCATCTACAACTGTTGCCTTTGTAAGAGGAGTTGCTACTACCAATGCAAGAGGTGGTAGACCAAGAGGAAGGGGATCTAGATCCAATGCAAGGGTAAGGCTTGTGCATAGAAGACATGGCGAGATTGTTGGTTTTGGTATATTACAAGCTGAACCGCCAACACTGCGTAGAGAACCAACACTAGCTCAGGTAACATTCAGGCTCAATTTATTCCCGTTTGTCATTCTTTACAACTTGTAGTTTCTTGTTGCTTGTCATTTTTTTGTAATTTACAATTTCTTGTTACTCAATGTTTTAGGTATTCAATACTGGCAGAGGGGGTGGCAGAGTGGTTCGCGGAGGAGGTGGCCTAGTGACAAGGGGTGGAGGTATATTTTCATCATCATATGGAAGGGGAAGTAGGAGGTTCATAGACTGGTTTGGCACACCAGAGCAGTGGTCCAATGATGAAAACTAAATGCATCAGGCTTGTTTAAGCTCTTCGTAGTCTTTTATTTAGCATACAAGTTAGTTTCTTTTGCAGACATCTTACTATGGGATAAAGGCGAaacattgtcatctttcttttgagAATATGAACAAGTTGTAGTGACAAACAAGTTGGGTACTATTGAATCTGATAACTCTTGGTTTATGAATGCAACTTACCTCTGGTTCTTGTATTCATGTGTTCTTCATTTTATATTTGTGGACATATATGTTGATGTGTGAAATTGTGAGCTTAAATCTGTCCGCAGGTGTAAAGTTGATGTGTGAAAAATGGTTGAAACCTGGTTTGTGAAGAGGTTTGAGGTTGGGTGCAACAGTCAGGTAACAGATGAATAATCCAGACCGTTGGTGTACATCTATTTTGCACCGTCAGATGCGTTTCAGGAGATACTAAATAACACGTGTGTTTCACATGTTTGACGGCAACTTACGTCGTTAAGTAAATAtaaattaattttaattataataattttCTTAACTGTCAAGACGGTCAATGACGGTCCtgagacccaaactctaattaaaattttcacaAGACCCAAACTCAAAGTTGGTCACAAAGTTGAGACCCAAAGTCTAATTGTCTCTTAGGATTTAAGCTCTTTTCCACCAAATTTTTTTCTCCAATGTAAGGATGAGGGTTATAAAAAAGATGACATGACTAAGTGGGAGTAAATGAAAAAATTTAAATAATACTTTTTTCATGACATTAGGTCTTAAGTCCACATCATCACTTTGTctctaaatttaaataaaaaggTGTAGGTAAGACCTTAAAGATTGGAGATAGACTTTAGGTCAAAATTTTTGTCTTTATTTAATTTTGTCTTTTAACAAATGACCTACCAAAAAAAGATGATAACCTAGGATGATCTTGACCctttgcattggagatgctctaatgcTAGTGTCCGACAAGCTCGGTTGCAATTGTACTCATTTAGGTAACACATTGGGAATGAGAGTTATTAATTCATAAAGATTTTACAATTACTCTGTTTTTTCCTCGGAGCATACATACATGAGATTGTCCTAAGAATCGAATTCGCATATACAGTGAATTTCCTCATAGAAATAAAACCACTCTATAAatgatgtagttggattttgatGGTCCGTAGTCACAGTGATGATTGAATTCACCTACTAATATTTACGTACGAACACTGCCAACATGCCTGGATGCATATCGGACGGGTCGTAAAAAATTGCAATAAATTGTTTTGAACAACTAATAAACTTTATCATAAATTTTTTGAGCTGCATTATCATCTTAGATCTTCggggcaattttttttttaatcgttATTATGGGTGTCATATCAATGTATTTCTTGCTGTCTTTTTGGCaagatgtttttcttcttcaaacaGGAGAAATTGTACGatattttaaaaccaaaattttatcttttcATTCATTttgatggctttttcattcatcaACGGTATGGGTAAGAAACTCGCATGGCTAGATTTAGTCGAGAAaaggaaataattttcattttcctcatATGAATTACATCACATTTTGGCTGTATTAAATTTCTTCAACAATAAAGTACATAATCAACACATGAGACCCATCTAGATTTATTTCCGCACTGGcggaaaaaaaaacctaacagAAGTTAAAAGCTTGGGTACACCTATCAAAATGTATGTATTGTCTAGTTTAGTGTTTGGGTATTAGCTAAGGTTAACAGTTGAATGCATTAAGATTTTGTTTCACCATATAATGTGATTGCGAAATCCAGTTGATGAAACTTAAAAACTACTAACAACAATAGAGTTAAATCCAGAATCCAaacatttataatttataattctgCCCAACCTTTCTAACATTGAATAGGTGCTGGGCAGAGTGGAAACTCTCTATGTCGGGAGAAATTTCGGGAGATCTCTTAGATGAGTCGAGCATTATTGTAAATTAAACAAGTTAAGGAGTACTTATATCCTGACTCTGACTGCCCCAAGCGTTATCATTCCAATAGACCAAAGGTCTATAACCTAATTATAGTTCAGACACATAATTGTGAAAGTGAAGGTAGCTTTCAAGGACATATCGACAATGGTTATTTGAGGTCTTTGTCCTAATTGCTTATTACAAATTTCCCTTCTAAGGTGGTTATAGATTTCTTGGATACTACTAATAATGAAGAATAAGAATGGCAATGGAATTAAATCAATTAAATATGATAAGACAGACTTACTTCATCTTGATTGAAGTAAAACATGTCATACTCTTGACAGTGTATTTTTCTTGACAATCTAGTGGTCATTTTTTTCAAGACAGCAATCAATGATTTTCATTTTTTGGTTATTTCTATTTTAAAAttcctttttcttattttagttCATCCTTTTTTTGTGGGAAAAAATAGGCTTCTATAAGAACACTTGTCAGAGAAAGAACTAGATCATATCCACATATTTATCACAAAAAAATAAGTGAGCAAAGATTTAGAAAGAATGGCAGAAAAAGAATTCTCTTTCAAAACTCTTCTTCTGTTCATAAGTAGAATCTTTCATAGGAGACTACTAAAGAACACTCATTTCCAGCAAAGGAGTAACAGAGATTGCAATTCTAATGCACTAAACATTAAGATTCAAAAATATCCATCACTCATACTTAAATCAGAGTCAGAATCAGAATTCTCAAGCCAGACTTTGATTTTGGACGTAGAAGGGGCGTTGTTGAAGCCGTCATCTTTGTTTCACTACTTCATGCTTGTAGCATTTGAAGCTGGTGGACTTCTTAGAGCTCTTGTACTGCTTCTTTTGTATCCTATTATTTGGTTGGTTAATGAAGATATAGGGATCAATATTAtggtttttgtttgtttcttcgGAATCAAGAAAGATAACTTTAGAGTAGGAAGATCTGTTTTACCTAAGTTTTTCTTAGAAGATGTTGGGTTTGAAGGTTTTGAGGTGCTAATGAGATATGGAAAAAAAGTGGGTGTCAGTGAATTACCTAGAGTTATGATTGAAGCATTCTTGAGAGATTATTTAGaagttgattttgttgttgggAAAGAGCTGAAAGTGTTTCATGGGTATTATGTTGGTTTAATGGAAGATGCTACGAAAACTAGTTTGAATTTGCAAGCGATGTTTGGAGAAGAGAGAATGAATTCCAAGGAAGTTGTTGGGTTCGGAAGTTTTCATAAATCACTTGAACATCACTACTTCTCTCAGTGCAAGGTAAGGAAATTGGTTTCCTAGTGAATCATGAACCTGCCCTTACATGAACCATAAACAATATCTACATAATTCCATCTCCTTTTCTTGTTATGATCTTTATGGTTTTGTTGTCTTTTAACAGGAGATTTACTTGGTGAatgaaacagaaaagaaaaaatggaagaATTTACCGTGGGAGAAATACCCGAAGCCGTTAATCTTCCACGACGGCAGATTAGCTTTTAAACCAACTCCAATATCAACACTAGTTATGTTTATATGGATTCCATTTGGAATATTTCTATTCACTTTCAGATTTCTTATTGGTATTTCATTACCTTACAGTATCAATACACCTATACTAGCCTTCAGTGGTATGAGATTAAAGCAATCAAAACCAATTCCAACACCAAAAAAGATAGAAAACCAAAAGGGTGTTCTTTATGTTAGCAACCACAGGACACTTATGGATCCTATTTACGTATCTGGTGGACTTAGGAAACATTTGACTGCAATGATATACAGCTTGAGTAAAGTATGTGAAATCGTTGCACCAATAAAAACAGTAAGATTAACAAGGGATAGAGAAATTGATgcagaaatgatggagaaaatgtTGAAGCAAGGAGATGTTGCTGTCTGTCCCGAGGGTACTACTTGCAGGGAACCCTACCTTCTAAGGTTTAGTCCATTATTTGCAGAAGTCAGTGA harbors:
- the LOC113333285 gene encoding probable glycerol-3-phosphate acyltransferase 2 isoform X2; the protein is MAEKEFSFKTLLLFISRIFHRRLLKNTHFQQRSNRDCNSNALNIKIQKYPSLILKSESESEFSSQTLILDVEGALLKPSSLFHYFMLVAFEAGGLLRALVLLLLYPIIWLVNEDIGINIMVFVCFFGIKKDNFRVGRSVLPKFFLEDVGFEGFEVLMRYGKKVGVSELPRVMIEAFLRDYLEVDFVVGKELKVFHGYYVGLMEDATKTSLNLQAMFGEERMNSKEVVGFGSFHKSLEHHYFSQCKEIYLVNETEKKKWKNLPWEKYPKPLIFHDGRLAFKPTPISTLVMFIWIPFGIFLFTFRFLIGISLPYSINTPILAFSGMRLKQSKPIPTPKKIENQKGVLYVSNHRTLMDPIYVSGGLRKHLTAMIYSLSKVCEIVAPIKTVRLTRDREIDAEMMEKMLKQGDVAVCPEGTTCREPYLLRFSPLFAEVSDEIIPVAIHVEGVIGKALGFECTNLTRKDKYLMLAGNEGFVGKRKSSNNSS
- the LOC113332826 gene encoding uncharacterized protein LOC113332826 — translated: MPDYRPEEDLDFLPILYPNKTATQGSCQVESSTTGSQASGVVDPLQSNEVFSQVDDDELFASTYNTSETVNIEEQDIPDEDYDSEDVELLHEPEINDDEEIDLTGKIQETLNSTLEFKEFVEDTQKIDGDFKLSEKQEFVEKLFVGQQWLSKQHCRDYLKDLALDMNYCMVQKKNKEKIQSYRCKDETCEWKIYCSVLPDGQTFECKAGVKLMCEKWLKPGL
- the LOC113333285 gene encoding probable glycerol-3-phosphate acyltransferase 3 isoform X1, encoding MAEKEFSFKTLLLFISRIFHRRLLKNTHFQQRSNRDCNSNALNIKIQKYPSLILKSESESEFSSQTLILDVEGALLKPSSLFHYFMLVAFEAGGLLRALVLLLLYPIIWLVNEDIGINIMVFVCFFGIKKDNFRVGRSVLPKFFLEDVGFEGFEVLMRYGKKVGVSELPRVMIEAFLRDYLEVDFVVGKELKVFHGYYVGLMEDATKTSLNLQAMFGEERMNSKEVVGFGSFHKSLEHHYFSQCKEIYLVNETEKKKWKNLPWEKYPKPLIFHDGRLAFKPTPISTLVMFIWIPFGIFLFTFRFLIGISLPYSINTPILAFSGMRLKQSKPIPTPKKIENQKGVLYVSNHRTLMDPIYVSGGLRKHLTAMIYSLSKVCEIVAPIKTVRLTRDREIDAEMMEKMLKQGDVAVCPEGTTCREPYLLRFSPLFAEVSDEIIPVAIHVEVGMFYGTTASGYKVLDPLFFFMNPHLTYSIKFLEKISTSEIFMRMKSRTEVANYVQGVIGKALGFECTNLTRKDKYLMLAGNEGFVGKRKSSNNSS